The following are from one region of the Rhodopirellula sp. P2 genome:
- a CDS encoding isochorismatase family protein encodes MPKSFAVVALFVGVLVAQVASGQSNLELRLQSQAKTDSGDFVVQHQDESWMPSETAIIICDAWDYHHCFNAVGRLNEMAPTMNKVIAEARRRGVTIIHSPSDCVDFYEDSPARKRAVEAPVAANLPKEIGAWCYEIPAEEDSEYPVDQSDGGEDDDPQEHAEWAAKLESMGRDPKRPWQRQLDTIEIDESVDFITDRGEEVWNVLEAKKIEHVILVGVHTNMCVLGRPFGLRQLARNGKQVVLMRDMTDSMYNPKMWPYVSHFEGTRRVISHIERTVCPTITSDQIIGGKPHRFKGDE; translated from the coding sequence ATGCCGAAGAGTTTTGCGGTGGTTGCTTTGTTCGTCGGAGTGCTGGTTGCTCAAGTGGCAAGTGGGCAATCAAATTTGGAACTCAGACTCCAGTCCCAAGCCAAGACGGATTCAGGCGACTTCGTTGTTCAGCATCAGGATGAGTCATGGATGCCATCAGAAACCGCCATCATCATTTGCGACGCGTGGGATTATCACCACTGTTTCAATGCGGTCGGTCGCCTGAATGAAATGGCACCGACCATGAACAAGGTGATTGCGGAAGCACGGCGACGCGGGGTGACGATCATTCATTCGCCCAGCGATTGTGTTGATTTCTACGAAGACAGTCCGGCTCGTAAACGTGCTGTTGAGGCACCCGTTGCTGCGAACCTACCCAAGGAGATTGGAGCCTGGTGCTATGAGATTCCAGCGGAAGAGGACTCCGAGTATCCGGTCGATCAGTCGGATGGCGGAGAAGACGATGATCCCCAAGAGCACGCCGAATGGGCAGCCAAACTGGAGTCGATGGGCCGTGATCCAAAACGGCCTTGGCAACGGCAACTGGACACAATCGAAATCGACGAATCCGTGGACTTCATCACGGATCGAGGCGAGGAGGTTTGGAATGTCTTGGAAGCGAAGAAGATCGAGCACGTGATCTTGGTTGGAGTTCATACCAACATGTGTGTGCTCGGCCGTCCCTTCGGCCTTCGGCAATTGGCTCGCAACGGCAAGCAGGTTGTGTTGATGCGAGACATGACAGACTCGATGTACAACCCCAAGATGTGGCCGTACGTCAGTCACTTTGAAGGGACACGGCGAGTGATCTCTCATATCGAGCGAACGGTTTGCCCAACGATCACTAGCGATCAGATCATCGGTGGCAAGCCACACCGATTCAAAGGAGATGAGTGA
- a CDS encoding phytoene desaturase family protein, with amino-acid sequence MYDTIIIGAGMSGLAAGIRLAHFDQRVCILEKHYTIGGLNSFYRMGGRDYDVGLHAMTNFARKGDKKGPLAKLIRQLRFGWEDFKLAEQNGSSIRFPGVELDFNNDIAMLESEIKSRFPDQIDGFRSLCGSLLDYSDMDGDAPEFMRSAREVMAEHLSDPLLIEMLLCPLMWYGNARENDMDFGQFCIMFRACYLEGFGRPYKGVRVILKNLVRKFRGLGGELKLRSGVSNIHVENGQAVGVVLDDGTELRAKRILSSAGTVETMRMCDDITEPDVAKAGKLSFIESISVLDCKPKDLGFDRTIVFYNDSPNFHWERPNDSLCDARTGVICSPNNYIYDAEEGDLPDGVVRITTLANHDLWSELPEEKYRAEKVTQYDDAVASAVRFMPDFRSRVIDTDVFTPKTIRRFTWHDNGAVYGAPDKQLDGTTHLPNVFLCGTDQGFVGIVGAIVSGISMANRHCLQV; translated from the coding sequence CAGGGATGAGCGGGTTGGCCGCTGGCATTCGGCTGGCCCACTTTGACCAACGCGTTTGCATCCTTGAGAAGCACTACACGATCGGTGGTCTGAACTCGTTCTATCGAATGGGTGGCCGCGATTATGACGTGGGGCTGCACGCGATGACCAACTTCGCTCGCAAGGGCGACAAGAAAGGTCCGCTGGCCAAACTCATTCGACAATTGCGATTTGGCTGGGAAGATTTCAAGCTGGCGGAGCAAAACGGATCCTCGATCCGCTTTCCCGGTGTGGAATTGGATTTCAACAACGACATCGCGATGCTGGAAAGCGAGATCAAGTCTCGCTTCCCTGACCAAATCGATGGTTTTCGCAGCCTGTGTGGTTCGCTGCTCGACTACAGCGACATGGACGGCGACGCGCCCGAGTTCATGCGTTCGGCTCGCGAGGTCATGGCCGAGCACCTGTCGGACCCGTTGTTGATCGAGATGCTGCTGTGCCCGCTGATGTGGTACGGCAACGCTCGTGAAAACGACATGGACTTCGGCCAGTTCTGCATCATGTTCCGAGCGTGTTACCTGGAAGGTTTCGGGCGTCCTTACAAAGGTGTGCGAGTCATCCTGAAGAACTTGGTCCGCAAATTTCGTGGGCTGGGCGGCGAACTCAAGCTCCGAAGCGGCGTGTCCAACATTCACGTCGAAAACGGCCAAGCCGTGGGAGTCGTGCTGGACGATGGCACCGAGTTGCGGGCCAAACGCATCCTTTCGTCCGCGGGCACGGTCGAAACCATGCGGATGTGCGACGACATCACCGAACCCGATGTCGCCAAGGCTGGCAAACTGTCGTTCATTGAATCGATCAGCGTGCTGGATTGCAAACCCAAAGATTTGGGCTTCGACCGCACGATCGTGTTCTACAACGACTCCCCGAACTTTCACTGGGAACGCCCCAACGACTCATTGTGTGATGCTCGGACAGGAGTCATCTGCAGCCCCAACAATTACATCTACGACGCGGAAGAAGGCGATTTGCCCGACGGCGTCGTTCGGATCACCACGCTTGCCAATCACGATCTGTGGTCGGAATTGCCCGAGGAAAAGTATCGGGCCGAGAAGGTGACCCAGTACGACGACGCTGTCGCGTCGGCCGTTCGGTTCATGCCCGATTTTCGTTCGCGAGTCATCGACACCGACGTTTTCACTCCGAAAACCATTCGTCGGTTCACCTGGCACGACAATGGCGCTGTCTATGGTGCACCTGACAAGCAGCTCGATGGCACGACACACCTGCCCAATGTTTTCTTGTGCGGGACGGACCAGGGCTTTGTGGGGATTGTGGGGGCGATCGTCAGTGGCATCAGCATGGCGAACCGGCACTGCCTTCAGGTTTGA
- a CDS encoding serine hydrolase domain-containing protein produces MNPFLLHAVLALPFALATPSVLLSEDIPASKEDFPSKEVEQLVQDGIQAQKCPGAVVTVGFRGKTVYQAAFGSRELEPQRKPMSVDTIFDLASLTKPIATATSVMILADEGKLSLTDPVSKYLPDFAVHEKESVTVEHLLLHTSGLIPDNGMSDYRGTHAESIANLLSQELRSPPGTRFRYSDVGFLVLGELVHQVSGMPLDQFAQKRIFEPLQMNDTGFRSIGGNDDRCATTQQREGHWMRGEVHDPRAYALGGVAGHAGLFSTADDLSRFANAMVNGGPTDDRPLFSKSTFDAMTSPVEVPGKLPSQIQWRSRGWDKRSAYSSNRGKSMTDAAFGHGGFTGTALWIDPELKLSVIFLSNRVHPNGKGSVNSLAGEIGTIAADWAAQQLSTPEDSTASDPVESEQ; encoded by the coding sequence ATGAATCCATTTCTTCTTCACGCTGTGCTCGCCCTGCCTTTTGCCCTGGCAACTCCGAGCGTTCTCCTCAGCGAAGACATCCCCGCCTCCAAGGAAGACTTCCCGAGCAAGGAGGTCGAGCAACTTGTTCAGGACGGCATCCAGGCCCAGAAATGCCCGGGCGCCGTCGTGACCGTCGGCTTTCGCGGCAAAACCGTCTACCAGGCAGCCTTTGGAAGCCGCGAGCTCGAACCGCAACGCAAGCCCATGAGCGTCGACACGATCTTCGATCTGGCCTCGCTGACCAAACCGATCGCGACCGCCACCAGCGTGATGATCCTCGCCGACGAAGGCAAACTGTCACTCACCGACCCTGTCAGCAAGTACCTGCCAGACTTCGCCGTCCATGAGAAAGAGTCGGTCACCGTTGAACATCTTTTGCTTCACACCTCCGGCTTGATCCCTGACAACGGGATGTCGGACTATCGAGGCACGCACGCGGAATCAATCGCCAACCTGTTGTCACAAGAACTTCGCAGTCCACCAGGAACACGTTTTCGATACTCCGATGTCGGCTTCCTGGTCCTTGGCGAACTCGTCCATCAAGTCTCGGGCATGCCGCTGGATCAGTTCGCTCAAAAACGAATCTTTGAACCCTTGCAAATGAACGACACCGGCTTTCGATCGATCGGTGGCAACGACGACCGATGCGCCACCACTCAACAACGCGAAGGTCACTGGATGCGGGGCGAGGTTCACGACCCTCGGGCTTACGCTCTGGGCGGGGTCGCTGGTCACGCGGGACTGTTCAGCACCGCAGACGACCTTTCCCGATTCGCGAACGCCATGGTGAACGGTGGACCAACCGACGATCGGCCTCTGTTCTCAAAGTCAACCTTCGATGCCATGACCTCCCCCGTCGAAGTCCCCGGCAAATTGCCCAGCCAGATTCAATGGCGAAGCCGAGGCTGGGACAAACGGTCAGCCTACTCGTCCAACCGAGGCAAATCGATGACCGACGCCGCATTCGGGCACGGCGGCTTCACCGGCACCGCCCTGTGGATTGACCCAGAGTTAAAACTGTCTGTCATCTTCCTCAGCAATCGCGTCCACCCGAACGGCAAAGGCTCCGTCAATTCGCTCGCGGGAGAAATCGGAACGATCGCCGCCGACTGGGCCGCTCAACAACTTTCAACGCCCGAAGATTCCACGGCATCCGATCCAGTCGAAAGCGAACAATGA
- a CDS encoding NADP-dependent isocitrate dehydrogenase, whose translation MPSETAAIVYTHTDEAPALATRSLLPILRAFTRGSGLSFETKDISLAARILAGFADRLPADQQVPDALAELGELVNQPQANVIKLPNISASIPQLVEAITELQAQGYAIPDFPQDPQTDDEKSVRAAYAKVLGSAVNPVLREGNSDRRVAAPVKAYAQKNPHSMGDWSADSKTHVAHMSEGDFYGSEKSVIMDSDESLRIEHVDSTGKVTVLRDGLHVEAAEIVDSARLSVRQLRAFYAEQISDAKSSGVLFSLHLKATMMKVSDPILFGHCVSVMYDRLFQEHGEVLAAAGVDTDQGLASVFAKVQDLPADQRALVEGTLVEIQAGLPDIAMVDSDKGITNLHVPSDVIIDASMPAAIRAGGKMWGVDGKLHDMKAVIPDRCYAGIYQATIDDCIANGKFDVTQMGSVANVGLMAKKAEEYGSHDKTFRVPADGKVRVVTSAGKELMSHDVEKGDIWRACQTKDVAVKDWVRLAVSRSRATGVPAIFWLDENRAHDRNLISKVNEYLKDHDTAGLDIQILEPAEATRHACGRAREGKDTISVTGNVLRDYLTDLFPILELGTSAKMLSIVPLLAGGGMFETGAGGSAPKHVEQFVSENHLRWDSLGEFLALAVSLEDLAEKTGNEEYAVLAKTLDDATGRFLDNDKSPSRKVGELDNRGSHFYLALYWAEALAKSGHEGLKARFESVAKALSDNEAKIVGELNDAQGVEIDLGGYYHPDETKATAAMRPSETLNAIIEGV comes from the coding sequence ATGCCCAGCGAAACTGCCGCGATTGTTTACACGCACACCGATGAAGCCCCCGCCCTGGCGACTCGTTCGTTGCTGCCGATCTTGAGAGCGTTCACCCGCGGCAGTGGCCTGTCATTTGAGACCAAGGACATTTCCTTGGCCGCTCGAATCTTGGCCGGATTCGCGGACCGACTGCCGGCGGACCAGCAGGTTCCCGATGCACTGGCGGAACTCGGCGAGTTGGTCAATCAACCGCAAGCCAACGTGATCAAGCTGCCCAATATCAGCGCCTCGATCCCGCAATTGGTCGAAGCGATCACTGAACTGCAGGCTCAGGGATACGCCATCCCCGATTTCCCTCAGGACCCTCAAACCGACGACGAGAAATCTGTTCGTGCGGCCTACGCCAAGGTGCTCGGAAGTGCCGTCAATCCGGTCCTCCGCGAAGGCAATTCTGACCGTCGCGTTGCCGCCCCGGTCAAAGCCTACGCTCAGAAGAACCCGCACTCGATGGGCGATTGGTCAGCCGATTCGAAGACGCACGTGGCTCATATGAGCGAAGGCGATTTCTACGGCAGTGAAAAATCGGTGATCATGGATTCCGATGAATCTCTGCGGATTGAACATGTTGATTCGACGGGAAAAGTCACGGTTCTCCGTGACGGACTCCATGTCGAAGCGGCCGAGATCGTCGATTCGGCTCGTCTGAGCGTTCGTCAATTGCGAGCGTTTTACGCGGAGCAAATCTCGGACGCAAAGTCCAGCGGCGTGCTGTTTTCACTGCACCTCAAAGCGACGATGATGAAGGTCAGTGACCCGATTCTGTTCGGGCATTGCGTCAGTGTCATGTACGACCGTTTGTTCCAAGAACACGGTGAGGTGCTGGCTGCCGCGGGCGTTGACACGGATCAAGGTCTCGCGTCGGTGTTTGCCAAAGTCCAGGACCTCCCAGCGGATCAGCGGGCATTGGTCGAGGGAACCTTGGTCGAAATCCAAGCCGGATTGCCTGACATCGCGATGGTCGATTCGGACAAAGGCATCACGAACTTGCATGTGCCCAGTGACGTGATCATCGACGCATCCATGCCCGCCGCGATTCGCGCTGGTGGCAAGATGTGGGGAGTCGATGGAAAACTGCACGACATGAAAGCGGTCATTCCGGATCGTTGTTACGCGGGCATTTACCAAGCCACCATCGACGATTGCATTGCCAACGGAAAGTTTGACGTCACCCAAATGGGCAGCGTCGCCAACGTCGGGTTGATGGCCAAGAAAGCCGAAGAGTACGGCTCCCACGACAAGACATTCCGGGTGCCTGCGGACGGCAAGGTTCGAGTGGTCACATCGGCTGGCAAAGAATTGATGAGTCACGACGTCGAGAAAGGTGACATCTGGCGTGCTTGCCAAACCAAGGATGTCGCCGTGAAAGACTGGGTGCGTTTGGCGGTTTCGCGTTCGCGTGCCACCGGAGTTCCCGCGATCTTTTGGTTGGATGAAAACCGAGCCCACGATCGCAACTTGATCAGCAAGGTCAACGAGTACCTGAAAGATCATGACACCGCTGGGTTGGACATCCAAATCTTGGAACCTGCCGAGGCAACCCGTCACGCTTGTGGCCGGGCTCGGGAAGGCAAAGACACGATCAGCGTCACCGGCAACGTGCTGCGAGATTACCTGACCGACCTGTTCCCGATTCTGGAACTTGGCACCAGTGCCAAGATGCTGTCGATCGTTCCGTTGCTGGCTGGCGGTGGCATGTTCGAAACCGGGGCCGGTGGATCGGCTCCGAAGCACGTCGAGCAATTCGTCAGCGAGAATCACTTGCGTTGGGACTCGCTGGGTGAGTTCCTCGCCTTGGCGGTTTCTCTCGAAGACTTGGCTGAAAAGACTGGCAACGAAGAGTACGCGGTCTTGGCCAAAACACTTGACGATGCCACAGGGCGGTTCCTCGACAACGACAAATCACCGTCGCGAAAAGTCGGCGAACTTGACAACCGCGGCAGCCATTTCTACTTGGCGTTGTACTGGGCCGAAGCCTTGGCAAAATCCGGTCATGAAGGTTTGAAAGCACGGTTCGAGTCGGTCGCGAAAGCCTTGTCGGACAACGAGGCAAAGATTGTCGGCGAGCTGAACGATGCTCAAGGCGTCGAAATCGATCTGGGTGGCTACTACCATCCTGACGAGACGAAAGCCACTGCCGCAATGCGACCCAGCGAAACGCTCAACGCCATCATCGAAGGCGTTTGA
- a CDS encoding class I SAM-dependent methyltransferase, with amino-acid sequence MPVDPTPVLQYINGFRFSKVMFAAVELGVFDLMEQRPRSASESATELKCDPAAMKRLLDGLVGMDLLSREGDLYNNTELASELLTTTSPNRMTGYIKFSNDVSWKLWTHFENAIREGSHRWKDAYGWEQPIFSSFFADEAAMREFLMGMHGYGVISSPKVVRAVDLSPFKHLVDLGGATGHLSIAACEAYDSLTATVFDLPDVIPLTKEIVAQSTVSERIDVVGGDFFDDDLPQADLMSLGRILHDWSDEKIDRLLAKIHGRLPDGGGLLLAEILIQDDRGGPDWGQMQDLNMLVCTEGRERTLAEYELILRRAGFREVTGRVTGAPVDAVLAIK; translated from the coding sequence ATGCCCGTCGATCCCACGCCAGTTCTCCAATACATCAACGGCTTTCGTTTTTCGAAAGTCATGTTCGCTGCCGTTGAGCTGGGCGTCTTTGATCTGATGGAGCAACGACCGCGGTCGGCATCCGAGTCGGCGACGGAACTCAAGTGTGATCCCGCCGCGATGAAACGCTTGCTCGATGGGTTGGTCGGCATGGACCTGCTTTCGCGAGAAGGTGACTTGTACAACAACACGGAACTCGCGTCGGAGTTGCTGACAACGACCAGCCCCAACCGGATGACCGGCTACATCAAATTCAGCAACGATGTGAGCTGGAAGTTGTGGACGCATTTCGAAAACGCGATTCGCGAAGGGTCGCATCGATGGAAGGATGCCTACGGTTGGGAGCAACCCATCTTCAGCAGTTTCTTTGCTGACGAAGCCGCCATGCGTGAGTTCTTGATGGGGATGCATGGTTATGGTGTGATCAGTTCACCCAAGGTCGTGCGTGCCGTGGACCTCTCCCCGTTCAAGCACTTGGTGGACCTTGGCGGAGCGACGGGGCACCTGTCGATCGCTGCTTGTGAAGCTTATGACTCGCTGACTGCGACCGTGTTTGATCTGCCGGATGTGATTCCGTTGACCAAAGAAATTGTCGCCCAGTCCACTGTGTCCGAGCGAATCGATGTGGTTGGTGGAGACTTCTTTGATGACGATCTGCCCCAAGCGGATTTGATGTCGTTGGGCCGCATCTTGCACGATTGGTCCGATGAAAAGATCGATCGGTTGTTGGCCAAGATTCACGGGCGTCTTCCCGATGGTGGCGGTTTGCTGCTAGCGGAGATTTTGATCCAAGACGATCGGGGCGGGCCGGATTGGGGCCAAATGCAAGACCTCAACATGCTGGTTTGCACCGAGGGGCGCGAGCGGACTCTGGCCGAGTATGAACTCATCTTGCGCCGTGCTGGTTTCCGTGAAGTGACCGGGAGAGTCACCGGTGCCCCCGTCGACGCGGTCCTCGCAATCAAGTGA
- a CDS encoding arylsulfatase encodes MKRVFSGACLSILSCLFFVGTLSNAAAETSPPNIVLVLVDDMGYSDLGCYGGEIETPNIDALAANGLRFTQFYNSGRCCPTRASLMTGLHPHQVGIGHMTAPPGKVLNAPPAYQGHLNETCVTIPQVLKSKDYHTFMTGKWHLGHVNQNDWPMQRGFDRFYGGISGAFNYFKPGGDRGMTDGNKDVQTEEGFYATDAFTDIACQYISDATKADDKPFFLYLAYNAPHWPLNAKVKDFEKYRGRYRDGWEALMKKRFAKQREIGLFDESVQPAPHVGPAWDSLKEKKRDDLDAIMAAYAGCVDNIDQNIGKLVAHLKSVDEYENTLILFLSDNGACQEGGRLGFGDEKMVRNPPLETTDGVRQGLAWANASNTPFRLYKHFLHEGGANTPLIAHWPNGIPESRHNSFVREPAYLPDIMATCADLADAEIPDDVPPCQGNSFARSLKGDSEAAKQPIHDTPIFFEHEGNAAMRDGDWKLVREYKKPWELYNIAADRTERNDLATMEPERRDRMVAAWEAWATKTDVAFPERYNMYQEMKKHE; translated from the coding sequence ATGAAACGAGTTTTCTCCGGAGCTTGTCTCTCGATTCTCAGTTGTTTGTTCTTCGTCGGCACTCTGTCGAACGCTGCTGCGGAAACTTCACCGCCCAACATTGTATTGGTGTTGGTAGACGACATGGGATATTCCGATTTGGGATGTTACGGAGGTGAGATCGAAACCCCGAACATCGACGCGTTGGCTGCGAATGGATTGCGATTCACGCAGTTTTATAACTCGGGCCGTTGTTGTCCGACGCGAGCGAGTTTGATGACGGGCTTGCATCCTCATCAAGTCGGCATCGGTCACATGACGGCTCCTCCTGGCAAAGTCCTGAATGCTCCGCCGGCCTACCAAGGGCATTTGAATGAAACGTGCGTGACGATTCCTCAAGTTTTAAAGTCGAAGGACTATCACACGTTCATGACGGGGAAGTGGCACCTGGGGCATGTCAATCAGAATGATTGGCCGATGCAGCGTGGGTTTGACCGTTTTTATGGTGGCATCAGCGGCGCGTTCAACTATTTCAAACCCGGTGGTGATCGCGGGATGACCGACGGGAACAAGGACGTGCAAACCGAGGAGGGTTTTTATGCGACGGACGCATTCACGGACATCGCTTGCCAGTACATCAGTGATGCGACGAAGGCTGATGACAAACCTTTCTTTCTGTACTTGGCGTACAACGCTCCGCACTGGCCGCTGAACGCGAAGGTGAAAGATTTTGAAAAGTATCGGGGACGTTACCGAGATGGTTGGGAAGCGTTGATGAAGAAACGCTTTGCGAAACAGCGCGAGATTGGTTTGTTCGATGAATCCGTGCAACCAGCACCGCATGTGGGGCCAGCTTGGGATTCACTAAAGGAAAAGAAGCGAGACGATTTGGATGCGATCATGGCGGCGTATGCCGGATGCGTGGACAACATCGATCAGAACATCGGCAAGTTGGTCGCTCATTTGAAATCGGTTGACGAATACGAGAACACGTTGATTCTGTTCTTGTCTGACAATGGTGCTTGTCAGGAAGGCGGACGGTTGGGATTCGGCGACGAAAAGATGGTCCGAAATCCTCCTTTGGAAACGACGGACGGCGTGCGTCAAGGTTTGGCTTGGGCGAACGCAAGCAACACGCCCTTCCGCTTGTACAAACACTTTTTGCACGAAGGCGGAGCCAACACGCCGTTGATTGCCCACTGGCCCAATGGAATTCCTGAGTCTCGTCACAATTCGTTTGTGAGGGAGCCGGCCTATTTGCCAGACATCATGGCAACGTGTGCGGATCTAGCTGACGCAGAGATTCCAGACGATGTTCCACCGTGCCAAGGCAATTCGTTCGCAAGGAGTTTGAAGGGGGACTCGGAAGCCGCGAAACAGCCGATCCATGACACACCAATCTTCTTCGAGCATGAAGGCAACGCGGCGATGCGTGACGGCGACTGGAAGCTCGTTCGCGAATACAAGAAGCCATGGGAACTGTACAACATCGCGGCAGACCGAACGGAGCGGAACGATCTTGCGACGATGGAACCCGAGCGTCGTGATCGAATGGTTGCGGCTTGGGAGGCTTGGGCGACGAAGACGGATGTGGCCTTCCCTGAGCGATACAACATGTATCAAGAGATGAAGAAACACGAATAG
- a CDS encoding methylated-DNA--[protein]-cysteine S-methyltransferase: MTLPFPPVGDDDSHLIYSTSKCSLGQVLVAGFRNANSKGQVCFLSLGDDRATVLDELSAAHSVRRVVETDAAFQAELAAIVEFIELPAEPLRLPLDLHGTDFQKRVWIALTQTHPGETITYRELADRIGSPGSSRAVGSACGQNQIALAIPCHRAVRSDGKDSGFRWGLERKQELLRRERMANGGTTESTTSQLHFPAFDALPLKQPSASNTLKTLP, from the coding sequence ATGACGCTCCCATTCCCCCCTGTCGGCGACGATGATTCGCACCTGATCTACTCCACGAGCAAGTGCTCCCTCGGGCAGGTCTTGGTCGCAGGATTCCGCAACGCAAATTCAAAAGGACAGGTGTGCTTTCTCTCTCTCGGTGATGACCGAGCGACTGTGCTCGATGAATTGTCTGCTGCGCACTCGGTCCGAAGAGTTGTCGAGACCGATGCAGCTTTCCAGGCCGAACTGGCGGCCATCGTCGAATTCATCGAACTTCCGGCAGAGCCACTTCGCCTTCCCTTGGATCTTCACGGCACCGATTTCCAGAAACGAGTCTGGATCGCTCTCACACAAACTCACCCCGGCGAAACGATCACCTACCGCGAACTGGCCGATCGGATTGGTTCCCCCGGATCAAGTCGCGCTGTTGGTTCCGCGTGCGGACAAAACCAAATCGCCTTGGCCATCCCCTGCCACCGTGCCGTGCGTTCGGACGGCAAGGACTCAGGCTTTCGCTGGGGGCTGGAGCGAAAGCAAGAACTCTTGCGACGAGAAAGAATGGCAAACGGTGGGACCACCGAGTCCACCACCAGTCAGCTCCACTTCCCAGCCTTCGACGCTCTCCCACTCAAACAACCTTCTGCAAGCAACACGCTAAAAACACTGCCATGA
- a CDS encoding cupin domain-containing protein: MQTIRVEETPGEVFPAGRRSCILGGPQGLPVEKFAVGHSTLFPKGSIPEHAHVNEEVYVVLSGRGEMRVGDEVKKVSATTAIYIPSNVPHSLINDSEEELVVMWMYAPGGLVGHWEDERSGDQA, encoded by the coding sequence ATGCAAACCATCCGCGTCGAAGAAACCCCAGGGGAGGTCTTTCCTGCAGGTCGTCGCAGTTGCATTTTGGGAGGACCGCAAGGGCTGCCCGTCGAGAAATTCGCGGTCGGCCATTCGACGCTTTTTCCGAAGGGCTCGATCCCCGAGCACGCACACGTGAACGAGGAGGTTTATGTCGTTCTCTCAGGACGAGGTGAGATGCGTGTGGGAGATGAAGTGAAGAAGGTTTCGGCGACCACGGCGATCTACATTCCATCCAATGTGCCACACAGTTTGATCAATGACAGTGAGGAAGAACTGGTCGTGATGTGGATGTATGCACCGGGCGGCTTGGTCGGTCACTGGGAAGATGAGCGAAGCGGCGATCAAGCATGA
- a CDS encoding transcription regulator, with the protein MTKIAANNTAKINDETPVELQEMAAAIDALPARYRDAVAPALARVVECSTRRRRILNLVQEALSQLRLDMKYLIFDLEATRRERDQYKEMLEQDGSL; encoded by the coding sequence ATGACCAAAATTGCTGCGAACAACACCGCCAAAATCAACGACGAAACCCCAGTCGAATTGCAAGAAATGGCTGCCGCGATTGATGCCTTGCCCGCTCGGTATCGGGACGCGGTTGCACCCGCTTTGGCTCGCGTGGTGGAATGCAGCACTCGCCGTCGTCGGATCTTGAACTTGGTTCAAGAAGCCCTGTCGCAACTTCGTTTGGACATGAAGTATCTGATCTTCGATTTGGAAGCGACTCGTCGCGAACGCGACCAATACAAAGAAATGTTGGAACAAGACGGCTCGCTCTAA
- a CDS encoding matrixin family metalloprotease: MKFRVSLALVCLFTCLPSPHSQAALTIDLDYSLDSNGFFGAAGSAQRASLEAARDVYQNLISQSFNAITPGTVYNAGTVLEFQDSWSANFSHPGTGNSHSITDLSLGSDTIRIFVGGRDLGGNTLGQAGRGGFGASGIGTFVQSISRGDSGASFGLWGGAATFDTATNWNFDVANGPGAAESDFFSVAIHEFGHVLGLGASSDAWDDHWTPGVDGGADSSPGTEGQFDGAAALAAYNADNGLNAAFVPTVAAMVDDPGTLGINEEDLTNRHFADGTLSYIYGTTTLQEVALDPNITVGTRKLLTNVDVAALSDLGWTINATAVPEPSGVLLLAVGALTIGIRRRSRAGSAAVALVG; encoded by the coding sequence ATGAAATTTCGAGTCTCCTTGGCGTTGGTTTGTTTGTTCACGTGCCTTCCTTCGCCGCATAGCCAGGCAGCGTTGACGATTGACCTCGACTATTCGCTGGATAGCAATGGTTTTTTCGGTGCGGCTGGATCTGCTCAGCGTGCTTCCCTGGAAGCGGCGCGTGATGTGTATCAAAACTTGATCAGCCAGTCGTTCAACGCGATCACGCCCGGCACGGTTTACAATGCGGGGACGGTGTTGGAATTTCAAGACAGTTGGAGTGCCAACTTTTCTCATCCTGGGACTGGCAATTCTCATTCCATCACTGACCTGAGCCTTGGATCAGATACCATTCGGATCTTTGTCGGTGGTCGAGATTTGGGAGGCAACACACTTGGACAAGCGGGGCGTGGTGGATTCGGAGCATCAGGGATCGGAACCTTTGTTCAATCGATTTCGCGTGGTGATTCCGGTGCTTCGTTCGGTCTGTGGGGTGGCGCAGCGACCTTTGACACTGCGACGAATTGGAATTTTGATGTCGCGAATGGACCGGGGGCAGCGGAGAGTGATTTCTTCTCCGTCGCCATTCATGAGTTTGGACATGTGCTTGGGTTGGGAGCGAGCAGTGATGCTTGGGACGATCATTGGACTCCCGGAGTGGACGGGGGCGCGGATTCCAGCCCGGGTACGGAGGGGCAGTTTGATGGCGCAGCTGCACTGGCGGCCTACAACGCGGACAATGGTTTGAACGCTGCGTTTGTTCCCACGGTCGCTGCGATGGTCGATGACCCGGGCACATTGGGCATCAATGAAGAAGACCTGACCAATCGACATTTTGCAGACGGCACTCTGTCTTACATCTACGGAACCACGACGCTTCAAGAAGTCGCCTTGGATCCGAATATCACGGTTGGCACTCGCAAGTTGCTCACGAACGTGGACGTCGCTGCTCTTTCTGATCTTGGTTGGACCATCAACGCGACTGCTGTGCCTGAACCTTCCGGGGTGTTGTTGTTGGCGGTTGGTGCGTTGACCATCGGGATCCGTCGGCGATCGCGAGCTGGCAGTGCGGCTGTCGCATTGGTTGGCTAA